In the Deinococcus ficus genome, one interval contains:
- a CDS encoding LexA family protein — MSPRSAVLTPRQWEVLRAVLWLEKQGGDSCLTASALAEDLGLARQNLRDHLLTLHGRGFLNYHARPRQVALVSLTPAARAALGAPAGFPLLGEVAAGPPALADGGVQERVTRLDDILPMREGDFLLRVRGESMLGLGIFPGDVVAIRPADVAQNGEVALVLIPGENAGTLKRWQQRGRAVTLHSENPAFEPMRFPVSDVQVQGVLVGHIGLGGARRSARGRP, encoded by the coding sequence ATGTCGCCCCGTTCAGCGGTTCTGACGCCCCGGCAGTGGGAGGTGCTGCGTGCCGTGCTGTGGCTGGAAAAACAGGGCGGGGACAGCTGCCTGACCGCGTCGGCGCTGGCGGAGGACCTGGGGCTGGCGCGGCAGAACCTGCGGGACCACCTGCTCACGCTGCACGGGCGGGGCTTCCTGAATTACCACGCCCGGCCGCGGCAGGTGGCGCTGGTCTCGCTGACTCCGGCGGCGCGGGCGGCGCTGGGCGCCCCGGCGGGCTTTCCGCTGCTGGGGGAGGTGGCGGCCGGGCCGCCCGCCCTGGCGGACGGTGGCGTGCAGGAGCGCGTGACGCGCCTGGACGACATCCTGCCCATGCGGGAGGGGGATTTCCTGCTGCGGGTGCGGGGGGAGAGCATGCTGGGCCTGGGCATCTTCCCGGGGGACGTGGTGGCGATCCGCCCGGCGGACGTCGCGCAGAACGGTGAGGTGGCGCTGGTGCTGATTCCCGGGGAGAACGCCGGGACCCTCAAGCGCTGGCAGCAGCGCGGGCGGGCGGTGACGTTGCACAGCGAGAACCCGGCCTTCGAGCCGATGCGCTTTCCGGTCTCGGACGTGCAGGTGCAGGGCGTGCTGGTGGGGCACATCGGGCTGGGCGGCGCGCGGCGCAGCGCGCGGGGCCGGCCGTGA
- a CDS encoding metalloenzyme domain protein — MRVWVALDGVGHPLDAPPGGVWEQALPTLRALVDGGVALDATLGVPGLPQSGTGQACWLTGRDAVAVMGEHFGPQPGPTLRRLLDEHALPGRLARAGGRVALLNHYAPAFLEAPARRGRLGCFPYAFRAAGGPLNPPGLPAVRVSLGLGYEPPWEEAFLGLDGVVRLGGEVARAARAADLLVVDLWFSDLLGHAGGTPTPVGVLRAGRAYLERVDAFVRGLLDGGAEVVLSSDHGNLEDLRVKSHTVARVPLAWSGGRVEGVADVVQGGAWVARWAGLPVDAGA; from the coding sequence ATGAGGGTCTGGGTGGCGCTGGACGGGGTGGGGCATCCGCTGGACGCCCCGCCGGGCGGCGTGTGGGAGCAGGCGCTGCCGACCCTGCGGGCGCTGGTGGATGGGGGAGTGGCGCTGGACGCGACGCTGGGCGTGCCGGGGTTGCCGCAGTCGGGGACGGGGCAGGCGTGCTGGCTGACGGGCCGGGACGCGGTGGCGGTGATGGGGGAGCATTTCGGGCCGCAGCCGGGGCCGACGCTGCGCCGGCTGCTGGACGAGCACGCGTTGCCGGGGCGGCTGGCGCGGGCGGGGGGGCGGGTGGCGCTGCTGAACCATTACGCGCCGGCGTTTCTGGAGGCGCCGGCGCGGCGGGGGCGGCTGGGCTGCTTTCCGTATGCGTTCCGGGCGGCGGGGGGGCCACTGAATCCGCCGGGCCTGCCGGCGGTGCGGGTTTCGCTGGGGCTGGGGTACGAGCCGCCGTGGGAGGAGGCGTTCCTGGGGCTGGACGGGGTGGTGCGCCTGGGGGGCGAGGTGGCGCGGGCGGCGCGGGCGGCGGACCTGCTGGTGGTGGACCTGTGGTTCAGTGACCTGCTGGGGCACGCGGGGGGAACGCCGACGCCGGTGGGGGTGCTCAGGGCAGGGCGGGCGTATCTGGAGCGGGTGGACGCCTTCGTGCGGGGGTTGCTGGACGGCGGGGCGGAGGTGGTGCTGAGCAGCGATCACGGGAACCTGGAGGACCTGCGTGTGAAGTCGCACACGGTGGCGCGGGTGCCGCTGGCATGGTCGGGCGGGCGGGTGGAAGGGGTGGCGGACGTGGTGCAGGGGGGCGCGTGGGTGGCACGCTGGGCGGGGTTGCCCGTGGATGCCGGGGCCTGA